One Dermacentor silvarum isolate Dsil-2018 chromosome 10, BIME_Dsil_1.4, whole genome shotgun sequence genomic window carries:
- the LOC125940992 gene encoding uncharacterized protein LOC125940992 yields MIGSSATTRAPVVRLSCPARQIPRGTPRSAPPKSASPQLRGKDRYQRLLPATAGPSRSPARALSPHSVTPLGGGFALPAYGELGHPVVEQFETTLDESKTLFFVRRVSIFQVWQLFVMWLALTGTVVFIASVVGFRHILIRQSQSTTMPPYTHVFRPPGLPKPGEVNGTCDVLTPCQGEAECVDGRCICSPPLSLAVGDVCVNSTESTRPADVAILDG; encoded by the exons ATGATCGGCTCGTCAGCCACGACCAGGGCCCCAGTGGTCCGCTTGTCCTGCCCGGCACGACAGATCCCCAGGGGGACACCCCGGTCTGCCCCTCCCAAGTCGGCTTCGCCGCAGCTGAGGGGAAAGGACCGCTACCAGCGCCTGCTCCCTGCTACCGCGGGACCGAGTCGGTCTCCTGCACGCGCGCTTTCTCCACACAGCGTAACTCCCCTGGGAGGAGGCTTCGCCCTGCCAGCCTACGGCGAGCTAGGACACCCCGTCGTCGAGCAATTCGAGACGACCTTGGACGAAAGCAAGACGTT GTTTTTCGTGAGGCGGGTATCCATTTTTCAAGTCTGGCAGCTGTTTGTCATGTGGCTGGCGCTCACTGGCACTGTGGTCTTCATCGCCAGCGTTGTAGGCTTCCGACACA ttCTGATACGGCAGTCACAAA GTACCACAATGCCGCCGTACACGCACGTATTCAGACCACCTGGCTTGCCTAAGC CGGGTGAGGTGAACGGCACGTGTGACGTTCTGACCCCGTGTCAGGGTGAGGCCGAGTGCGTGGATGGCCGGTGCATCTGCAGCCCGCCTCTGTCACTAGCAGTCGGAGACGTCTGTGTCAACTCCACGGAATCGACGAGACCAGCGGATGTCGC TATCCTGGATGGATAA
- the LOC125940856 gene encoding uncharacterized protein LOC125940856: protein MRRRTAHWALRELPRKKLGYTQFFLSVSLGGRYYTPTKGEKHTFLSRNGYLVDEQFLIDIGQICKSQDWVWAFRNDTPIGSYYDNDKIDRVVTYDDEMSFRLKLCKGKMLIFKEKYGIAAYDADLDDPHNVCGKGAYSRLRFLKRLLHFFNEKFLEESDYDECLKLQ, encoded by the exons GCGCAAGAAGCTGGGCTACACCCAATTCTTCCTGTCAGTGTCGCTCGGTGGCCGTTACTACACCCCTACGAAAGGAGAGAAGCACACCTTCCTGTCCCGCAATGGTTACCTCGTCGACGAGCAGTTCCTCATCGACATTGGTCAG ATCTGCAAGAGCCAGGACTGGGTGTGGGCTTTTCGTAACGATACTCCCATTGGCAGCTATTACGACAACGACAAGATAGACAGGGTAGTGACCTACGATGACGAGATGTCTTTCCGGCTAAAG TTGTGCAAGGGCAAGATGCTGATATTCAAGGAGAAGTACGGCATCGCCGCCTACGACGCCGACTTGGACGACCCGCACAACGTCTGCGGAAAGGGCGCGTACTCGCGCCTGCGTTTCCTCAAGAGACTGCTGCACTTCTTCAACGAGAAGTTCCTCGAGGAGAGCGACTACGACGAGTGCTTGAAGCTGCAGTAG